The sequence below is a genomic window from Streptomyces sp. V1I1.
GTCGCGCAGGGATACGGCGACGAGCTCGGCGTCCTCGCGGTGCAGGTGTTCCTCCTCGCCGTAGCGTCCGATCGAGGTGCGCAGCACGAAGAGGCCGGAGGAGCCCTTGTCGACCCAGCTCCACTTGCGGGTGGAGAAGGTGGACGCCTTGATGGTGCGGCCGTCCACGGGCGGCACCAGGAAGCCGCTGCCTTCCGGTATGCCGGCCAGGTCCGTGCGCCGGAAGGCCATGGTGACCAGCGCCATCGAGGCGTACTCGACCTGTCCGAGCTCCGCGGCGGCGGCCGGGGATTCGGCGGCGAGCAGCGCGGACGCGGACCAGGCGGGGGCCGCGAGCACCACGCCGTCGGCGGCGATGACCCGCTGGTCGGTGCGGATCTGCCAGCCTTCGGCGCTACGGGTCAGCCCGAGGACGGGCGTCTCCATGAGGATCTCGCCGCCCCGGGCGCGTACGGCGTCGGCGACAGCGCCCGGCAGCTGCCCCACGCCGCCCTCGATGCCCACGAAGACCGGCCCGGCTGCCTGCTGCCCGGCGGCGGCCTTCGCCTGGATGTCGCGTACGGCGGCGAGCAGCGAGTCATGCGTCTTCGCCGCCTCGAAGAGCTGAGGGACGGCGGCGCGCATCGAGATGCGGTACGCGTCGCCCGCGTACACCCCGCCGAGCAGCGGCTCCACCAGCCGGTCCACGACCTCGCGGCCGAGGCGCTCGGCGACGTACGCGCCGACCGCGACATCGTCGCCGAGCTCTGCGGGCGCGAGGTCCCGCTCCCGCTCGATACGGGCGATGCCCTCCGCCGAGAGCAGGCCCGCGAGCGCCGCCGGGTCGCCCGGCACGCCCATCACATGGCCCTTGGGCATCGGGCGCAGCGCATCGCGCGTCCACACCGAGGCGGAGGCGGTGGCGGGCGGCTGGAGCCGGTCGGCGAGGCCGACGGCACGGGCCAGTTCGACCGCTTCGGGGCGGCGGGCGAGC
It includes:
- the hemG gene encoding protoporphyrinogen oxidase produces the protein MDTRTGHVVVIGGGIAGLAAAHRLLDSGVRVTLLEATDRLGGKLQAGEIEGAPVDLGAESMLARRPEAVELARAVGLADRLQPPATASASVWTRDALRPMPKGHVMGVPGDPAALAGLLSAEGIARIERERDLAPAELGDDVAVGAYVAERLGREVVDRLVEPLLGGVYAGDAYRISMRAAVPQLFEAAKTHDSLLAAVRDIQAKAAAGQQAAGPVFVGIEGGVGQLPGAVADAVRARGGEILMETPVLGLTRSAEGWQIRTDQRVIAADGVVLAAPAWSASALLAAESPAAAAELGQVEYASMALVTMAFRRTDLAGIPEGSGFLVPPVDGRTIKASTFSTRKWSWVDKGSSGLFVLRTSIGRYGEEEHLHREDAELVAVSLRDIGEATGLAARPVATEVTRWIGGLPQYPVGHLARVARIRDEVAKLPGLRVCGAAYDGVGIPACIASAQRAADEILATPTLARGTDRGAGE